A single Thermococcus celericrescens DNA region contains:
- a CDS encoding RNA ligase has translation MVSSGFKAMLLKLGVPEDRLLVLEGKGGIVEDEFEGIRYVRFRDSAKGFRRGTVVFENGEAILGFPHIKRVVQLESGIKRVFKNKPFYVEEKVDGYNVRVVRVRDRVLALTRGGFICPFTTERILDFVNEEFFKDYPNLVLAGEMAGPESPYIVEGPPYVKEDIEFFLFDIQEKGTGRSLPVEERLNLAEEYGIRHVESFGLFDRSKIEELHELIERLSRERREGIVMKTPDMKRIAKYVTPYANINDIRIGSHIFFDLPHGYFMGRIKRLAFYLAEKHVKGEEFDEYAKALGKALLRPFVESIHEVANGGEVEEVFTVRVKNISIAHRMVTHFERLGVKIHIEDIEDLKNGYWRITFKRVYPDATREMRELWNGLAFVD, from the coding sequence ATGGTAAGCTCAGGCTTCAAGGCCATGCTTCTCAAACTCGGCGTTCCAGAGGACAGGCTTCTTGTTCTCGAGGGCAAGGGCGGCATAGTCGAGGACGAGTTCGAGGGAATAAGGTACGTCCGCTTCCGCGATTCCGCGAAGGGCTTCCGCAGGGGGACGGTGGTGTTCGAGAACGGGGAGGCGATTCTTGGTTTTCCTCACATAAAGCGCGTCGTCCAGCTGGAGAGCGGTATAAAGAGGGTCTTTAAGAACAAACCCTTCTACGTCGAGGAGAAGGTGGACGGCTACAACGTCCGCGTCGTCAGGGTTCGGGATAGGGTTCTCGCTCTCACAAGGGGAGGCTTCATATGTCCCTTCACGACGGAGAGGATACTGGACTTTGTGAACGAGGAGTTCTTCAAGGACTACCCAAACCTCGTCCTGGCGGGGGAGATGGCCGGGCCCGAAAGCCCGTACATCGTCGAGGGGCCGCCCTACGTGAAGGAGGACATCGAGTTCTTCCTCTTTGACATCCAGGAAAAGGGAACGGGGAGGAGCCTCCCGGTGGAGGAGAGGCTCAACCTGGCCGAGGAGTACGGTATTCGTCACGTTGAGAGCTTCGGCCTCTTCGACCGTTCAAAAATTGAGGAGCTGCATGAGCTAATCGAAAGGCTCAGCCGGGAGAGGAGAGAGGGCATCGTCATGAAAACGCCCGACATGAAGAGAATCGCGAAATACGTTACCCCCTACGCCAACATAAACGACATCCGGATAGGTTCCCACATATTCTTCGACCTGCCGCACGGCTACTTCATGGGGAGGATTAAACGCCTCGCGTTCTATCTGGCCGAAAAGCACGTTAAAGGTGAGGAGTTCGACGAGTACGCCAAGGCCCTCGGAAAGGCCCTTCTGAGGCCGTTCGTTGAGAGCATTCACGAAGTCGCCAACGGCGGGGAGGTCGAGGAGGTCTTCACGGTGAGGGTGAAGAACATAAGCATCGCCCACAGGATGGTGACCCACTTCGAGAGGCTCGGCGTGAAAATTCACATCGAAGACATAGAGGACCTCAAGAACGGCTACTGGAGGATAACCTTCAAGCGGGTCTATCCCGACGCCACACGCGAGATGAGAGAGCTGTGGAACGGGCTGGCGTTCGTTGATTGA
- a CDS encoding ATP-binding protein has product MFVNRKDELALLESLYSSGKKEVLILYGRRRVGKTELVKRFIREKNAIYFLADRNGLESNARRFYRESAEVLGLPEVEVRDFRETFELIKLKAPERLVVVIDEFSYLLLTDKNTSAVFQHVIDEILDDRFFLILSGSIIGLMEGLMDYGNPLYGRRTAQLKLRPLNFFHVREYFREASIETAVRIYSVTGGVPMYFRLFEGRNFEEELLRVAFSPTSILYEEPEFILREELGDVHRHYLILEAMALGRHRVSEIANFAGIEAKDMPKYLRTLISLELVRREVPVTESERSKKARYYINDNFFAFWFRFVKPNRGRIEIGTFEMDWNAFNTYVGRAFEEVAKQFLIELNRSGKLPFRFTKIGRWWRKGEEIDLVALNERERKALFVEVKWKDLSEREARGILGDLERKAELVGLDGWEKSYGLIARNIDGEEELKAEGWLVWDLGDFEWLREIEKL; this is encoded by the coding sequence ATGTTTGTCAATCGAAAAGATGAGCTGGCTCTCCTTGAGTCGCTGTATTCATCGGGCAAAAAGGAGGTCCTGATTCTCTACGGGCGCAGACGAGTTGGAAAGACCGAGCTTGTAAAGAGGTTCATTCGGGAGAAGAATGCCATTTACTTCCTTGCCGACAGAAATGGACTTGAGTCGAACGCGAGACGGTTTTACCGGGAATCAGCGGAGGTTCTCGGACTTCCGGAGGTTGAAGTGAGGGACTTCAGGGAGACCTTTGAACTGATAAAGCTTAAGGCTCCTGAAAGACTTGTTGTTGTTATAGATGAGTTCTCATACCTACTTCTCACTGATAAAAACACGTCGGCGGTCTTCCAGCACGTTATAGATGAAATCCTTGACGACCGCTTTTTCCTGATTCTGAGCGGCTCGATAATAGGTCTGATGGAGGGGCTCATGGACTACGGCAACCCCCTCTACGGCAGGAGAACTGCCCAGCTCAAGCTTAGGCCCTTGAACTTCTTCCACGTGCGCGAGTACTTCAGGGAGGCATCCATCGAAACCGCCGTGAGGATATACTCCGTAACTGGCGGCGTGCCCATGTACTTCCGGCTTTTTGAAGGGAGGAACTTCGAGGAGGAACTCCTCAGGGTGGCGTTCTCGCCGACTTCTATACTCTACGAGGAGCCAGAGTTCATCCTGAGGGAGGAGCTGGGTGACGTTCACCGCCACTACCTGATTCTGGAGGCGATGGCCCTCGGAAGGCACAGGGTGAGCGAGATTGCGAACTTCGCGGGCATCGAGGCAAAGGACATGCCGAAGTACCTCAGAACCCTCATCTCTCTCGAACTCGTGAGGCGTGAGGTCCCAGTTACCGAGTCTGAGAGGAGCAAAAAGGCGCGCTATTACATCAATGATAACTTCTTTGCTTTCTGGTTCCGCTTCGTGAAGCCGAACCGGGGGAGGATAGAGATTGGGACGTTTGAGATGGACTGGAACGCTTTCAACACTTACGTGGGTAGGGCCTTTGAGGAGGTTGCGAAGCAGTTCCTCATCGAGCTGAACAGGTCCGGAAAGCTCCCGTTCAGGTTCACGAAAATCGGTCGCTGGTGGCGGAAGGGCGAAGAAATTGACCTCGTCGCATTGAACGAACGGGAGCGAAAGGCTCTCTTCGTCGAGGTGAAGTGGAAGGACTTAAGCGAGAGGGAAGCGAGGGGGATTTTGGGGGACTTGGAGCGGAAAGCTGAACTTGTTGGGTTGGACGGTTGGGAGAAGAGCTACGGTTTGATTGCTAGGAACATTGATGGGGAAGAAGAGTTGAAGGCTGAAGGCTGGCTCGTATGGGATTTGGGGGATTTCGAATGGTTGAGAGAGATTGAGAAGCTCTAA
- a CDS encoding putative RNA uridine N3 methyltransferase has protein sequence MAWHIFIPDSLLEETDDPKIRTYKVGQIARAAAIFGVEHVWVYRAGGRDGRFIKTILEYAETPQYLRKRLFPLMPELRYVGVIPPLRTPHHKLKGRPRVGEIREGFAFRKGRRTYADIGLDDLAAVEGDVEGRSTFRIVSVRPLRVIPAKPEEYWGYSVHLTRKSLAKTLKKARLDLAIATSRRGRDIREVKLPPLEGEVGFVFGSPRKGVMELLGEEEYDFDLILNTIPNQRTATVRTEEAVLATLAVFNLIRRD, from the coding sequence ATGGCCTGGCACATCTTCATTCCAGATTCGCTCCTTGAAGAGACCGACGACCCCAAAATCAGGACGTACAAGGTTGGGCAGATAGCCAGGGCCGCTGCAATCTTCGGCGTTGAGCACGTGTGGGTTTACAGGGCCGGCGGTAGGGACGGAAGGTTCATCAAAACAATCCTTGAGTACGCGGAAACGCCCCAGTACCTCAGAAAGAGGCTGTTCCCCCTCATGCCGGAGCTCAGGTACGTCGGCGTTATCCCGCCGCTGAGGACTCCTCATCACAAGCTCAAGGGGAGACCGAGGGTCGGGGAGATCCGCGAGGGCTTTGCCTTCCGAAAGGGAAGGAGAACTTACGCGGACATCGGCCTCGACGACCTCGCCGCGGTGGAGGGGGACGTTGAGGGACGTTCAACCTTCAGGATCGTCTCGGTAAGACCGCTCAGAGTGATACCAGCGAAGCCAGAGGAGTACTGGGGGTACAGTGTGCATCTCACAAGGAAGTCACTGGCGAAAACACTTAAAAAGGCCAGGCTGGATTTGGCGATTGCCACCTCCCGGAGGGGGCGTGACATTCGAGAGGTGAAGCTTCCCCCGCTCGAGGGGGAGGTCGGATTCGTGTTTGGCTCACCGAGGAAAGGCGTGATGGAGCTCCTCGGCGAGGAGGAATATGACTTTGATCTAATCCTCAACACCATTCCAAATCAGCGGACGGCCACCGTCCGCACCGAGGAGGCCGTGTTGGCCACACTCGCGGTGTTTAATCTCATAAGGAGGGATTGA
- a CDS encoding 50S ribosomal protein L3: MGKIHRPRRGSLAYSPRKRARSVVPRIKKWPKDSEVRMLGFAGYKAGMTHVLMIDDRPGLTKGKEIFMPVTVVEVPPLFVYGIRAYRQGYLGLETATEVWFHELNDHVKRRIKTLPKNYDEDAFKAKLAQLEELIEGGEIVDVRLLVHTQPWLIKLKKKPEVMEYAIGGDDVRAKFDYAKEKIGKELRASEVLHEGELLDIIAVTKGKGTQGPVKRWGVKIQFHKAQRAGKGRHIGNLGPWHPTRVMWTVPQAGQMGFHHRTEFNKRLIAIGENGVLKLGDKKEIEITPKGGFPHYGVIRSDFLMIQGTVPGAFKRIIRVRPAIRAPKKRPPVERPQITYVSRESKQ; this comes from the coding sequence ATGGGAAAAATACACAGGCCAAGGAGAGGTTCACTGGCTTACTCCCCGAGAAAGAGGGCTAGGAGTGTAGTCCCAAGAATCAAGAAGTGGCCGAAGGACAGTGAGGTCAGGATGCTCGGTTTCGCCGGCTACAAGGCTGGCATGACCCACGTCCTCATGATCGACGACAGGCCAGGGCTCACCAAGGGCAAGGAGATCTTCATGCCGGTCACGGTGGTCGAGGTCCCGCCGCTCTTCGTCTACGGCATCAGGGCCTACAGGCAGGGCTACCTCGGTCTCGAGACCGCCACCGAGGTCTGGTTCCACGAGCTCAACGACCACGTCAAGAGGCGCATAAAGACCCTGCCGAAGAACTACGACGAGGACGCGTTCAAGGCCAAGCTTGCCCAGCTTGAGGAGCTTATCGAGGGCGGCGAGATAGTTGACGTCAGGCTTCTCGTCCACACCCAGCCGTGGCTCATCAAGCTCAAGAAGAAGCCCGAGGTCATGGAGTACGCCATCGGTGGCGACGACGTCAGGGCTAAGTTCGACTACGCCAAGGAGAAGATAGGCAAGGAGCTCCGCGCGAGCGAGGTTCTCCACGAGGGCGAGCTCCTCGACATCATAGCCGTCACCAAGGGTAAGGGAACCCAGGGCCCGGTCAAGCGCTGGGGTGTCAAGATACAGTTCCACAAGGCCCAGAGGGCTGGTAAGGGCAGGCACATCGGTAACCTCGGTCCGTGGCACCCGACCAGGGTCATGTGGACCGTTCCGCAGGCAGGTCAGATGGGCTTCCACCACAGGACCGAGTTCAACAAGAGGCTCATCGCCATAGGTGAGAACGGCGTTCTCAAGCTTGGTGACAAGAAGGAGATAGAGATCACTCCGAAGGGCGGCTTCCCGCACTACGGTGTCATAAGGAGCGACTTCCTCATGATACAGGGCACCGTTCCGGGAGCCTTCAAGAGGATCATCAGGGTCAGGCCGGCTATAAGGGCGCCGAAGAAGAGGCCGCCGGTTGAGAGGCCGCAGATAACCTACGTCAGTAGGGAATCCAAGCAGTGA
- the rpl4p gene encoding 50S ribosomal protein L4, translating to MKVKVFNLEGEPVEEIELPKVFATPFRPDLIRRAVIASWTHRIQPQGRDPMAGKRRVTENIGKGHGMARVERIKTSPRFAAFVPFARGGRRTHPPKVEKVIWEDINKKERRLAIMSAIAATADYDLVRARGHIVDNVPQVPIVVTDDLEKVFKTAQTREIFKKLGVWDDIERAKKNTRIRAGKGKMRGRKYKKAKGPLVVVAKNEGIVQGARNHPGVDVVTVENLGVELLAPGTHPGRLTVWTKGAIERLREIYG from the coding sequence ATGAAGGTTAAGGTTTTCAATCTCGAAGGCGAGCCTGTGGAGGAGATAGAGCTTCCGAAGGTCTTTGCCACTCCGTTCAGGCCCGACCTCATCAGGAGGGCTGTCATCGCCTCATGGACCCACAGGATACAGCCGCAGGGCAGGGACCCGATGGCCGGCAAGAGAAGGGTCACCGAGAACATCGGAAAGGGCCACGGAATGGCCAGGGTTGAGAGGATAAAGACCTCCCCGAGGTTTGCCGCCTTCGTCCCCTTCGCGAGGGGTGGAAGGAGAACCCACCCGCCCAAGGTTGAGAAGGTCATATGGGAGGACATCAACAAGAAGGAGAGAAGGCTCGCCATAATGAGTGCCATAGCTGCCACAGCCGACTACGACCTCGTCAGGGCCAGGGGACACATCGTTGACAACGTTCCGCAGGTTCCGATAGTCGTCACCGACGACCTCGAGAAGGTCTTCAAGACCGCCCAGACCAGGGAGATATTCAAGAAGCTCGGCGTCTGGGACGACATCGAGAGGGCCAAGAAGAACACCAGGATAAGGGCCGGTAAGGGCAAGATGCGCGGAAGGAAGTACAAGAAGGCCAAGGGCCCGCTCGTCGTCGTTGCGAAGAACGAGGGAATCGTTCAGGGTGCCAGGAACCACCCGGGCGTTGACGTCGTCACCGTAGAGAACCTCGGCGTTGAGCTTCTCGCTCCGGGCACCCACCCGGGAAGGCTCACGGTCTGGACGAAGGGTGCCATAGAGAGGCTTAGGGAGATTTACGGGTGA
- a CDS encoding 50S ribosomal protein L23 has translation MDPYKVIVKPVVTEKAVAMIENENKLTFIVDKRATKQDIKRAVEAMFDVKVEKVNTLVTMRGEKKAYVKLKPEYSASEVAARIGLF, from the coding sequence ATGGACCCCTACAAGGTTATCGTCAAGCCGGTCGTCACGGAGAAGGCCGTGGCGATGATTGAGAACGAGAACAAGCTCACCTTCATAGTGGACAAGAGGGCCACCAAGCAGGACATCAAGAGGGCCGTGGAAGCGATGTTCGATGTCAAGGTCGAGAAGGTCAACACCCTCGTCACCATGAGGGGAGAGAAGAAGGCCTACGTGAAGCTCAAGCCTGAGTACAGCGCAAGTGAGGTTGCTGCCAGGATAGGATTGTTCTGA
- a CDS encoding 50S ribosomal protein L2: MGKSLIQQRRGKGTTTFRAPSHRYRGAVRYVPLNLTKEKTLVGKVVEILHDPGRTAPVARVKFENGMEKLIIAPEGILVGEEIAIGPNAPIKIGNTLPLAMIPEGSYVYDIEGVPGDGGKYVRAGGAYALVVSREKDKVIVQLPSGELKQFKPTCRATIGVVAGGGRLEKPIVKAGKAYYIAKARNRFWPKPRGVKMNAVNHPHGGKEHHIGRPSTVSRRAPPGRKVGHIAARRTGRRK; the protein is encoded by the coding sequence ATGGGAAAGAGTTTGATTCAGCAGAGGAGAGGTAAGGGAACCACGACCTTTAGGGCCCCCTCCCACAGGTACAGGGGTGCCGTCAGGTACGTTCCGCTCAACCTTACCAAGGAGAAGACCCTCGTCGGCAAGGTCGTAGAGATACTCCACGACCCGGGAAGGACCGCTCCGGTCGCCAGGGTTAAGTTCGAGAACGGCATGGAGAAGCTCATCATAGCCCCCGAAGGAATACTCGTCGGTGAGGAGATCGCCATCGGGCCGAACGCTCCGATCAAGATCGGCAACACCCTCCCGCTTGCCATGATACCGGAGGGAAGCTACGTCTACGACATCGAGGGAGTTCCGGGCGACGGTGGCAAGTACGTCCGCGCCGGCGGTGCCTACGCCCTCGTCGTCAGCAGGGAGAAGGACAAGGTCATAGTCCAGCTTCCGAGCGGTGAGCTCAAGCAGTTCAAGCCGACCTGCAGGGCCACCATAGGTGTCGTCGCCGGCGGCGGTAGGCTCGAGAAGCCCATCGTCAAGGCGGGTAAGGCCTACTACATCGCCAAGGCCAGGAACAGGTTCTGGCCGAAGCCGAGGGGTGTCAAGATGAACGCCGTCAACCACCCGCACGGTGGTAAGGAGCACCACATCGGCAGGCCAAGCACCGTTTCAAGGCGCGCCCCGCCCGGAAGGAAGGTCGGTCACATAGCCGCGAGAAGAACTGGTAGGAGGAAGTGA
- a CDS encoding 30S ribosomal protein S19: protein MARKKEFKYRGYSFEELLNMSLEDFAKLLPARQRRSLKRGLSPEQKKLLRKIRLAKKGKYNKPIRTHSRDMVILPEMVGMTIHVYNGKEFVPIEIKEEMIGHYLGEFALTRKVVQHGSPGVGATRSSMFVAVK, encoded by the coding sequence ATGGCGAGAAAGAAGGAGTTTAAGTACAGGGGTTACAGCTTCGAGGAACTGCTCAACATGTCACTCGAGGACTTTGCTAAGCTCCTCCCGGCCAGGCAGAGGAGGAGCCTCAAGCGCGGCCTTTCCCCTGAGCAGAAGAAGCTCCTCAGGAAGATAAGGCTTGCCAAGAAGGGCAAGTACAACAAGCCGATAAGGACCCACAGCAGGGACATGGTTATACTCCCCGAGATGGTCGGCATGACCATCCACGTCTACAACGGAAAGGAGTTCGTCCCGATCGAGATAAAGGAAGAGATGATAGGCCACTACCTTGGCGAGTTTGCCCTCACAAGAAAGGTCGTCCAGCACGGCTCGCCTGGTGTCGGTGCGACCAGGTCATCGATGTTCGTGGCGGTCAAGTGA
- the rplV gene encoding 50S ribosomal protein L22: MSRGRFSYSFQNFDPEKMARASGRDLRISPKHSVELLREIRGMMVNDALRYIDDVIALKRPVPMKRHNDSQGHKPGRGFGPGRYPVKVAKAVKKVLLNAKNNAEQKGLDPDRLKIIHAAAHRGPVLRGYIPRAFGRATPFNEQTTHIEIVVEEIRR, from the coding sequence ATGAGCAGGGGCAGGTTTTCCTACTCATTCCAAAATTTTGACCCCGAGAAGATGGCTCGTGCCAGCGGAAGGGATCTCCGCATCTCGCCCAAGCACAGCGTCGAGCTCCTCAGGGAGATCAGGGGAATGATGGTCAACGACGCGCTCAGGTACATCGACGACGTCATAGCCCTCAAGAGGCCGGTTCCGATGAAGCGCCACAACGACAGCCAGGGCCACAAGCCGGGCAGGGGCTTTGGTCCGGGTAGGTACCCGGTCAAGGTTGCCAAGGCCGTCAAGAAGGTCCTCCTCAACGCCAAGAACAACGCCGAGCAGAAGGGCCTCGACCCTGATAGGCTCAAGATAATCCACGCGGCAGCGCACAGGGGCCCGGTCCTCAGGGGTTACATCCCGAGGGCCTTCGGAAGGGCCACACCGTTCAACGAGCAGACCACCCACATCGAGATAGTCGTTGAGGAGATTAGGAGGTGA
- a CDS encoding 30S ribosomal protein S3 has translation MAIERYFIKENVRDMIIDEYLEKELRRAGYGGIDIKKTPLGTKVTIFAANPGYVIGRGGRRIRELTRILERKFNLENPQIEVEEIKNPYLNAKVQAVRLAQALERGVHFRRAAYSAIRAIMRNGARGVEIRLSGKLTGERAKSVRFYQGYLAKVGNPAETLVSKGYAQAKLKLGVIGVKVSIMPPDAKLPDEIEVIEKLVEEEVSTNEAE, from the coding sequence TTGGCGATCGAGAGATACTTCATCAAGGAAAACGTTAGGGATATGATCATCGACGAGTACCTCGAGAAAGAGCTCAGAAGGGCCGGCTACGGTGGAATCGACATCAAGAAGACCCCACTAGGAACCAAGGTCACCATCTTCGCCGCCAACCCCGGCTACGTCATAGGCAGGGGCGGCAGGCGCATAAGGGAGCTCACCAGGATACTCGAGAGGAAGTTCAACCTCGAGAACCCGCAGATCGAGGTCGAGGAGATCAAGAACCCCTACCTCAACGCCAAGGTCCAGGCCGTCAGGCTCGCCCAGGCCCTTGAGAGGGGCGTCCACTTCAGAAGGGCCGCCTACTCGGCCATCAGGGCCATAATGAGGAACGGCGCCCGCGGTGTCGAGATCCGCCTCAGTGGAAAGCTCACCGGTGAGAGGGCTAAAAGCGTCAGGTTCTACCAGGGCTACCTTGCCAAGGTCGGAAACCCGGCCGAGACCCTCGTCAGCAAGGGCTACGCCCAGGCCAAGCTCAAGCTCGGTGTCATCGGTGTTAAGGTTTCCATCATGCCGCCCGACGCCAAGCTCCCGGACGAGATTGAGGTCATAGAGAAGCTCGTTGAGGAAGAGGTGAGCACCAATGAAGCCGAGTGA
- the rpmC gene encoding 50S ribosomal protein L29 produces the protein MKPSEIREMSIEEIDKKLRELRLELAKERGVLTMGASIENPMVIRNLRRDIARLLTIKKEKLREKR, from the coding sequence ATGAAGCCGAGTGAGATTAGGGAGATGAGCATCGAGGAGATCGACAAGAAGCTCAGGGAGCTCCGCCTCGAGCTCGCCAAGGAGAGGGGTGTGCTCACCATGGGGGCCTCCATAGAGAACCCCATGGTCATTCGCAACCTCAGGCGCGACATAGCGCGCCTGCTTACCATAAAGAAGGAGAAGCTTAGGGAGAAAAGGTGA
- the yciH gene encoding stress response translation initiation inhibitor YciH — protein sequence MLFKEVLKEQQRIRVYIEKARYGKLKTIIEGIDEKEFDLDDIAKKLKAKLACGGTVKKGRIELQGDHRERVKKLLGDLGFSEDLIEIE from the coding sequence ATGCTCTTTAAGGAGGTCCTGAAGGAGCAGCAGAGGATAAGGGTCTACATAGAGAAGGCCCGCTACGGAAAGCTTAAAACCATAATTGAGGGCATAGACGAGAAGGAGTTCGATCTTGACGATATAGCAAAGAAGCTGAAGGCGAAGCTGGCATGCGGTGGAACGGTAAAGAAGGGAAGGATAGAGCTCCAGGGGGACCACAGAGAAAGGGTCAAGAAGTTGCTCGGAGACCTTGGATTTTCCGAGGACTTGATAGAAATCGAGTGA
- a CDS encoding ribonuclease P protein component 1 has translation MRWNGKEGKDRAPGGPQRKGQEVARRPWIFRGLDRNRVTAKNIIWGELIGLKAKIIRASHPELVGIEGYVLDETKNTLTIGGERVWVIPKDVAELEFEVGGKKIRINGKELIGRPEMRLKKRWRK, from the coding sequence ATGCGGTGGAACGGTAAAGAAGGGAAGGATAGAGCTCCAGGGGGACCACAGAGAAAGGGTCAAGAAGTTGCTCGGAGACCTTGGATTTTCCGAGGACTTGATAGAAATCGAGTGACGGCAAAAAACATCATCTGGGGCGAGCTCATAGGGCTGAAAGCAAAAATTATAAGGGCATCTCATCCAGAGCTGGTTGGCATCGAGGGCTACGTCCTTGACGAGACGAAGAACACCCTCACCATCGGCGGTGAGAGGGTCTGGGTTATCCCGAAGGACGTGGCGGAGCTCGAGTTTGAAGTTGGCGGTAAAAAAATCCGAATCAACGGAAAGGAACTGATTGGAAGACCCGAGATGAGATTGAAGAAGAGGTGGCGAAAATGA
- a CDS encoding 30S ribosomal protein S17, which yields MREIGLKVQPPAEKCDDPHCPWHGHLRIHGRYFEGVVVSDKGKKTVVVERQHYHYLKKYERYELRRSKVHAHNPECIDAKVGDRVLIAETRPISKTKSWVVVAVTKRAGER from the coding sequence ATGAGAGAGATTGGATTGAAGGTTCAGCCTCCCGCTGAGAAGTGTGACGATCCCCACTGCCCCTGGCACGGACACCTCAGGATACACGGCAGGTACTTCGAGGGTGTCGTCGTCAGCGACAAGGGCAAGAAGACCGTCGTCGTCGAGAGGCAGCACTACCACTACCTCAAGAAGTACGAGAGGTATGAGCTCAGGAGGAGCAAGGTTCACGCTCACAACCCGGAGTGCATCGACGCCAAGGTCGGCGACAGGGTCCTCATCGCCGAGACCCGGCCGATAAGCAAGACCAAGAGCTGGGTCGTCGTTGCCGTCACCAAGAGGGCCGGTGAGAGGTGA
- a CDS encoding 50S ribosomal protein L14: MAKKGAGATRGISPVRPTRALPIGAYLKVADNSGAKVVQIIGVVGYKGTRRRLASAGVGDMVVATVKKGRPDIRHQVVRAVVVRQRKEYRRLDGMRVKFEDNAAAIVTPEGVPRGTEIRGAIAREAAERWVRLGSIASIVL, from the coding sequence ATGGCGAAGAAGGGTGCAGGTGCTACGAGAGGAATTAGCCCGGTCAGGCCGACTCGCGCTCTTCCGATAGGCGCTTACCTCAAGGTCGCCGACAACAGCGGCGCCAAGGTCGTCCAGATTATAGGCGTCGTTGGCTACAAGGGCACCAGGAGGAGGCTCGCCTCTGCCGGCGTCGGCGACATGGTCGTTGCCACCGTCAAGAAGGGAAGGCCCGACATCAGGCACCAGGTGGTTAGGGCCGTTGTCGTCAGGCAGAGGAAGGAGTACAGGCGCCTTGATGGAATGCGCGTCAAGTTCGAGGACAACGCTGCAGCTATAGTCACCCCCGAGGGTGTCCCTAGGGGAACCGAGATCAGGGGTGCCATAGCCAGGGAGGCCGCCGAGCGCTGGGTAAGGCTCGGCAGCATAGCGAGCATAGTGTTGTGA
- the rplX gene encoding 50S ribosomal protein L24, with product MKLKTRQPRKQRRFLYNAPLHLRSKVMVATLSEDLRNKYGVRSLPIRAGDKVRVMRGDFKGKEGKVVEVDLKRYRIHVEGVTHKKTDGTEVYYPLHPSNVMIIELNLDDERREKIISRRAG from the coding sequence ATGAAGTTGAAGACCAGGCAGCCGAGGAAGCAGAGAAGGTTCCTCTACAACGCTCCCCTTCACCTTAGGAGCAAGGTAATGGTCGCCACCCTGAGCGAGGATCTCAGGAACAAGTACGGCGTCAGGAGCCTCCCGATAAGGGCTGGCGACAAGGTCCGTGTAATGCGCGGAGACTTCAAGGGTAAGGAAGGCAAGGTCGTTGAGGTTGACCTCAAGAGGTACAGGATACACGTCGAGGGCGTTACCCACAAGAAGACCGACGGAACCGAGGTTTACTACCCGCTCCACCCGTCGAACGTTATGATAATCGAACTCAACCTCGACGATGAGAGGAGAGAGAAGATAATTAGTAGGAGGGCTGGTTGA
- a CDS encoding 30S ribosomal protein S4e, with translation MARKGAKRHLKRLAAPNQWYIHRKTYKWAVRPRPGPHSMRTSIPLLYIVRDYLGYAKTAREARKILNEGKILVDGHVRKDYKFPVGIMDVVSIPETGEHYRVLPNRIGKLILHPISEKEANIKPLRISNKRMIKGAKVQLNLHDGSNHLVTMEEKDRYMTASTVLMKVPEREAIEVLPFEVGAYVFVTQGKNVARKGRVVEVRQFPMGWPDVVTIEDENGELFDTLKEYAFVVGKEKPEISLP, from the coding sequence ATGGCGAGGAAAGGCGCTAAGAGGCACCTTAAGAGGCTTGCCGCTCCCAATCAGTGGTACATCCACAGGAAGACCTACAAGTGGGCGGTCAGGCCGAGGCCGGGTCCGCACAGCATGAGGACCTCCATACCGCTGCTCTACATAGTCAGGGACTACCTTGGCTATGCCAAGACTGCCCGCGAGGCCAGGAAGATACTCAACGAGGGCAAGATACTCGTTGACGGCCACGTTAGGAAGGACTACAAGTTCCCGGTCGGAATCATGGACGTCGTTTCCATCCCCGAGACCGGCGAGCACTACAGGGTTCTTCCGAACAGAATTGGCAAGCTCATACTCCACCCGATAAGCGAGAAGGAAGCCAACATCAAGCCGCTCAGGATAAGCAACAAGCGCATGATCAAGGGCGCGAAGGTTCAGCTCAACCTCCACGACGGAAGCAACCACCTGGTCACCATGGAGGAGAAGGACAGGTACATGACCGCCAGCACCGTCCTCATGAAGGTCCCCGAGAGGGAGGCCATCGAGGTTCTCCCGTTCGAGGTCGGTGCCTACGTCTTCGTTACCCAGGGTAAGAACGTCGCCAGGAAGGGTAGGGTCGTCGAGGTCAGGCAGTTCCCGATGGGATGGCCGGACGTCGTCACCATCGAGGACGAGAATGGGGAGCTCTTCGACACCCTGAAGGAGTACGCCTTCGTCGTTGGTAAGGAGAAGCCGGAGATTTCCCTTCCGTGA